Proteins from a single region of Hirundo rustica isolate bHirRus1 chromosome 1 unlocalized genomic scaffold, bHirRus1.pri.v3 SUPER_1_unloc_2, whole genome shotgun sequence:
- the LOC120766041 gene encoding NAD(P)(+)--arginine ADP-ribosyltransferase 2-like, whose translation MAPLARTLALLAMAMATVAIKELPLDMAPNSFDDQYLKCRDTMPENLLDLQLSDFCGNKMFAKNWMKAEANWVVEGSIPHSLTPDEAIALWAYTMKELHLYKQFNEAVRVAGSSKWKYWNEFHFKSLHFLLTQALQKLRNPNQCYDVFRGVKNTRFKVKKNDKVRFGQFASSSMSEDVAQDFGQDTLFKVHTCHGVDIQEFSKYPEEEEVLIPPFEIFSVTDVRKEGNTMVIELHSTGNGSNYDCEWLNGGSLPRNSPHLGGLLLATVAMAVVTGTI comes from the exons ATGGCCCCCCTGGCTCgcaccctggcactgctggcaatGGCCATGGCCACTGTGGCCATCAAGGAGCTGCCCCTGGACATGGCCCCGAACTCCTTCGATGACCAGTACCTGAAATGTAGGGACACCATGCCCGAGAACCTCCTGGATCTCCAGCTCTCTGACTTCTGCGGGAATAAAATGTTTGCCAAGAACTGGATGAAGGCCGAGGCCAACTGGGTAGTGGAGGGGTCCATTCCACACTCTCTTACACCAGACGAGGCCATCGCCCTCTGGGCCTACACCATGAAGGAGTTGCACTTGTACAAGCAGTTCAATGAGGCCGTGCGTGTGGCTGGAAGCAGCAAATGGAAGTACTGGAACGAATTCCACTTCAAATCgctgcatttcctgctgacCCAGGCCCTCCAGAAGCTGAGAAACCCGAACCAGTGTTATGATGTGTTCCGGGGGGTGAAGAACACCCGGTTCAAGGTGAAGAAAAACGACAAAGTCCGCTTTGGTCAGTTTGCGTCATCGTCAATGAGTGAAGATGTGGCCCAGGATTTTGGGCAGGACACGCTATTCAAGGTGCACACGTGCCACGGCGTGGACATCCAGGAATTCTCCAAGTAtcccgaggaggaggaggtgctgatcCCACCCTTCGAGATCTTCAGTGTAACTGATGTACGCAAGGAGGGGAACACGATGGTCATTGAGCTTCACTCAACCGGGAACGGCAGCAACTATGACTGCGAGTGGCTGAACG GTGGGAGCCTCCCCAGGAACTCCCCCCACCTCGGGGGGCTTCTCCTGGCCACCGTGGCCATGGCAGTGGTCACCGGAACCATCTGA
- the LOC120766036 gene encoding erythroblast NAD(P)(+)--arginine ADP-ribosyltransferase-like produces MAPLAHTLALLAMTLATAAIDEERMDMAPNSFDDQYRGCGPAMTAALPALNRSEFQDNPVFAQAWLKAVAEWQRKGSPVSPLSSSAQAIAVMAYSMKYVYRPFNDAVREAGSSPQEYRDNFHFKTLHFLLTQALVKLREDQNAPCRNVFRGVHDICFMAQRGQRVRFGHFTSTSLSRNVAEGYGTDTVFQVYTCHGVDIQAFSYDRGNREVLIPPYETFEVTNVTRKGDKAEIELSSTGTYSKYNCEWLEGDTTGDSLGDEDTRRGDGATHGGSVPLAPFHLGGLVLATTALAVATGIL; encoded by the exons ATGGCCCCCCTGGCtcacaccctggcactgctggcaatGACCTTGGCCACTGCAGCCATTGATGAGGAGCGGATGGACATGGCCCCAAACTCCTTTGATGACCAGTACCGGGGCTGCGGCCCTGCCATGACCGCGGCGTTGCCGGCCCTCAACCGCTCCGAGTTCCAGGACAATCCTGTGTTTGCCCAGGCCTGGCTTAAGGCCGTGGCTGAGTGGCAGAGGAAGgggtcccctgtgtcccctctgtcatCCTCAGCCCAGGCCATCGCTGTCATGGCCTACTCAATGAAGTACGTGTACAGGCCGTTCAATGATGCCGTGCGTGAGGCCGGGAGCTCCCCCCAGGAGtacagggacaacttccacttcAAAACGTTGCATTTCCTGCTGACCCAGGCCCTGGTGAAGCTGAGGGAGGATCAGAATGCGCCGTGTCGCAACGTGTTCCGGGGTGTGCATGACATCTGCTTCATGGCACAGCGTGGCCAGAGGGTCCGGTTTGGTCATTTCACGTCGACGTCGCTGAGCAGGAATGTCGCCGAAGGCTATGGGACAGACACAGTATTCCAGGTGTACACGTGCCACGGTGTGGACATCCAGGCTTTTTCCTACGATCGAGGTAACCGTGAGGTGCTGATCCCGCCATATGAAACCTTTGAGGTCACCAATGTCACCCGGAAAGGGGACAAGGCAGAGATCGAGCTCAGCTCCACCGGGACCTACAGCAAATACAACTGCGAGTGGCTGGAAGGTGACACCacaggggacagcctgggggATGAGGACACCCGCCGTGGCGATGGGGCCACCCATG gtgGGAGCGTCCCTTTGGCCCCCTTCCACCTTGGAGGCCTCGTCCTGGCCACCACAGCACTGGCAGTGGCCACTGGGATCCTCTGA